One Gordonia pseudamarae genomic window, GTGACCATCTCCTATCGGCTCGGTTTCGACGGTTTCGGCTGGATCCAGGACGCGCCGTCCAATCGCGGTGTGCGCGACTGGCTACTGGCCCTGGAGTGGGTACGGCGCAATATCGCGGCATTCGGCGGTGACCCGGGCCGAGTGACCATCGCCGGTCAGTCCGCGGGCGGCGGGGCGGTGACCACGCTGCTGGGCATGGAGTCCGCACAGCACCTGTTCCACAGCGCGTACTGCCTCTCCGGCGCGATGGGCGCGCTGCCTGCGGCCAGGGCGCAGGAGTTCGGGCGGGCACTTGCCGAACGCGGCGGGGTGGCACCGACCCGTCTCGGCTGGTCGGCACTGCCGGAGGAACGCATCCTCGAACTACAGAAGGACCAGACCAGGATCGGCCCGCGCACACTGAGGTCGATGCGCACAGGCGGGCTGCCGTTGGGGCCGACCGTCGACGGGGACCTGATCCGGCGTTCGCCGCTGGCATCCCTGCGGGAGGGCATCGGCGGCGACAAACCGTTCGTGGTGGGCTCGGCCGACGACGAGTTCACCGCGGTGGCCGCCCGGAGCGGGGCGGTGCTGCGGTGGATCCCCCGTAACCTGCTCCTGCGCACGGCGGGGCTGAGCGGCGACGCCCGCACCGCATACCTCGCCGCCAACGCCGAGGTGGCAGCGCTCGGCAAGATCCGGCTGACCGGCCGGGTGCTGACCGACGCGGTGTTCCGGGCCAATGTGCTGCGGATACTCGAGGCCCGCGGCCCGGGCCCCACCTGGACGTACCGGTTCTCGTGGCCGTCGGGCAACGACGGCCTGGCCGGCCACTGCATCGATGTGCCGTTCTTCTTCGACTGCCTCGACGGTCCGGCGCTGGCGCCGCTCACCGGCGGGCATCCGCCCCGGCCACTTGCCGACGAAGTACATCGCGCAGCGGTCGATTTCGTCACCGACGGGGACCCGGGCTGGCCCCGGTACGAGGAAACCGGAAGTCCGGTAAAGGTTTTCGGTACCCCCTCGGCACTTCGAGCCGATGACTACCGGTCGGTGCGGGCCATGCTCACCGCGCGGCGGTGATCGGGCCATTCATTCCCGCGTGTCGTCGGCGACGAGCACCTGATACTGCGGAAAGCGCTCCAGGAACGACCGGACATAGGTACACACCGGAACGATCGTGAGCCCCTGCGCGGCAACCTCATCGAGAACCGATCGGACGAGCAGCCGGGCGAACCCCTTTCGCTCGTAGGCGTCGGTTGCGATCGTGTGCAGCAGTACGAGCGCGCCGTCGTCACGATGCCGGTATCCCTCCAGGCCGATGAGTTCGTCGCCGGACCACAGTTCATACCGTTCGCTGCCCGGGTTGTCGCGTAGCGCGGGCTCCGGGTCGAGGGCGAGGGTCGGCGGGGGAACCGGGATCTCCGTACTCATGCATTCACGGTAGCCCCGTACCCCGGCGGCCGATGCCGCTTTTGGTCCACGTCCGGGGTAGGCCCATTGACAGATTCTTTTACTCTGTTAGAGTAAAAGGCATGAGGAAGACGACCCCCGGGCAGGCGATCACCCTGATCTGCCGTGCCACCGCCGCCCGTGACCTGTTCGCCGGCGACCCCCGCAACAGCGCTGACCGGCTGGCCGCCCGCCGGACCTTCCGGTCCCTGCTCGCCGCGGTACACCCCGACCGCACCGCCGCCACCGGACAGGAC contains:
- a CDS encoding GNAT family N-acetyltransferase, producing the protein MSTEIPVPPPTLALDPEPALRDNPGSERYELWSGDELIGLEGYRHRDDGALVLLHTIATDAYERKGFARLLVRSVLDEVAAQGLTIVPVCTYVRSFLERFPQYQVLVADDTRE
- a CDS encoding carboxylesterase/lipase family protein; amino-acid sequence: MGSDTGAREQYPEVATAEGRVRGWWRPTTGGTGAASSAAFLGIPFAEPPVAELRFAAPVPKAPWDGVLDATAFGATPQRGDPGVTLIPEPSVPGPSTLNVNVFTPAPRRRFPGLPVLVWIHGGGYYAGSPASPWYDGRNFNRDGVVTVTISYRLGFDGFGWIQDAPSNRGVRDWLLALEWVRRNIAAFGGDPGRVTIAGQSAGGGAVTTLLGMESAQHLFHSAYCLSGAMGALPAARAQEFGRALAERGGVAPTRLGWSALPEERILELQKDQTRIGPRTLRSMRTGGLPLGPTVDGDLIRRSPLASLREGIGGDKPFVVGSADDEFTAVAARSGAVLRWIPRNLLLRTAGLSGDARTAYLAANAEVAALGKIRLTGRVLTDAVFRANVLRILEARGPGPTWTYRFSWPSGNDGLAGHCIDVPFFFDCLDGPALAPLTGGHPPRPLADEVHRAAVDFVTDGDPGWPRYEETGSPVKVFGTPSALRADDYRSVRAMLTARR